In a single window of the Halobaculum lipolyticum genome:
- a CDS encoding EamA family transporter encodes MSSFVSPGIAVALAAAVLWGVYLFSIKRYLAGVPATVLTVAVNACALAWYAPVAATRLSAGDVPDPAGLGVGGALALVGSVLGVAAGYVFVVNALALGEVSYVTPINKVVPVFVLPMEVALLGADIPALAVAGIAVVTVAVYAANYRGGDPVEPLRRAVTARPARLALVSAVAYAVGDVSKRAALDRVGLPPEALVVLVLAGVLLVLLPLAVRDWPADRPPATTFLALGLVVAGAEHLTSVAFAALPASIASPVVNTQAIVAVLLGGVILGEERLGARLVAAGLAVVGVGLLAV; translated from the coding sequence GTGTCGTCGTTCGTCTCCCCGGGCATCGCCGTCGCGCTCGCCGCCGCGGTGCTGTGGGGCGTCTACCTCTTCTCGATCAAGCGCTACCTCGCGGGCGTCCCCGCGACCGTCCTCACCGTCGCGGTGAACGCGTGTGCGCTGGCGTGGTACGCGCCGGTCGCCGCGACTCGGTTGTCGGCAGGCGACGTCCCCGACCCCGCCGGCCTCGGCGTCGGCGGCGCGCTCGCGCTCGTCGGGAGCGTGCTCGGCGTCGCCGCGGGGTACGTGTTCGTCGTGAACGCGCTCGCGCTCGGCGAGGTGTCGTACGTCACGCCGATCAACAAGGTGGTCCCCGTGTTCGTGCTCCCGATGGAGGTCGCGCTCCTCGGCGCCGACATCCCCGCGCTGGCGGTCGCCGGCATCGCCGTCGTCACCGTGGCGGTGTACGCGGCGAACTACCGCGGCGGCGACCCCGTCGAACCGCTCCGCAGAGCCGTCACCGCGCGCCCCGCCCGACTCGCACTCGTGTCGGCGGTCGCGTACGCCGTCGGCGACGTGTCGAAGCGCGCGGCGCTGGACCGGGTCGGTCTCCCGCCCGAGGCGCTCGTGGTGCTCGTCCTCGCGGGCGTCCTCCTCGTCCTCCTGCCGCTGGCGGTGCGCGACTGGCCCGCCGACCGTCCGCCGGCGACGACGTTCCTCGCGCTGGGACTGGTCGTCGCGGGCGCCGAACACCTCACGAGCGTCGCGTTCGCGGCCCTGCCCGCCAGCATCGCCTCGCCGGTCGTCAACACGCAGGCCATCGTCGCGGTCCTCCTCGGCGGGGTGATCCTCGGGGAAGAGCGACTGGGCGCGCGCCTCGTCGCCGCGGGACTGGCGGTCGTCGGGGTCGGGCTGTTGGCCGTCTGA
- the hisS gene encoding histidine--tRNA ligase, with the protein MPTYERLKGFRDFYPPEMAVRREVTDTLESVARRYGFREIDTPRLEPAEMWTDKSGDDIVDELYAFEDHGGRHVTLSPELTPTVARMYAAKAQALSKPVKWVSTRPFWRYEAVQQGRFREFYQTNIDVFGSSEPTADAEVLATAADAMTELGLTGDDFEFRVSHRDILGSLLRSFDADVDVRAAIRAVDKSEKVDEAEYLDLLHDAGLGFDEARDFDDLLGVTDPADLDELTDFAPESDELAAAVDNLRAVLAAADDFGVGDYCDLSLRTARGLDYYTGAVFECFDSTGEVGRAVFGGGRYDDLIEAFGGQPTPAVGVAPGHATLGLLLERAGVAPDAAIETDYYVLRVGDTRDVAARVARDLRAAGNVVETDVAGRSFGAQLGYADSINAETVVIVGEQDLANGEVTVKDMATGDETTTPVEEFPGDRDRPTYDDFAP; encoded by the coding sequence ATGCCCACCTACGAGCGCCTGAAGGGGTTCCGCGACTTCTACCCCCCCGAGATGGCCGTCCGCCGCGAGGTGACCGACACGCTGGAGTCGGTCGCCCGGCGCTACGGCTTCCGCGAGATCGACACCCCCCGGCTGGAGCCGGCGGAGATGTGGACCGACAAGTCCGGCGACGACATCGTCGACGAGCTGTACGCCTTCGAAGACCACGGCGGCCGCCACGTCACCCTCTCCCCGGAACTGACGCCGACGGTCGCGCGGATGTACGCCGCGAAGGCGCAGGCGCTCTCCAAGCCCGTGAAGTGGGTGTCGACGCGGCCGTTCTGGCGCTACGAGGCGGTCCAGCAGGGTCGCTTCCGCGAGTTCTACCAGACGAACATCGACGTGTTCGGCTCGTCGGAGCCGACCGCCGACGCGGAGGTGCTGGCGACCGCCGCCGACGCCATGACCGAGTTGGGCCTGACCGGCGACGACTTCGAGTTCCGCGTCAGCCACCGCGACATCCTCGGGTCGCTGCTGCGCTCGTTCGACGCCGACGTCGACGTGCGCGCGGCCATCCGCGCGGTCGACAAGTCCGAGAAGGTCGACGAGGCGGAGTACCTCGACCTGCTCCACGACGCCGGTCTCGGCTTCGACGAGGCTCGCGACTTCGACGACCTGCTCGGCGTCACCGACCCCGCGGACCTCGACGAACTCACCGACTTCGCGCCCGAGTCGGACGAGCTCGCGGCCGCCGTCGACAACCTCCGCGCCGTCCTCGCCGCCGCCGACGACTTCGGCGTCGGCGACTACTGTGACCTCTCCTTGCGCACCGCTCGCGGGCTGGACTACTACACGGGCGCCGTGTTCGAGTGCTTCGACTCCACGGGCGAGGTCGGTCGCGCCGTCTTCGGCGGCGGCCGCTACGACGACCTCATCGAGGCGTTCGGCGGCCAGCCCACCCCCGCCGTCGGGGTCGCCCCCGGCCACGCGACGCTGGGGCTGCTCTTGGAGCGCGCCGGCGTCGCCCCCGACGCGGCCATCGAGACGGACTACTACGTGCTCCGCGTCGGCGACACCCGTGACGTCGCCGCCCGCGTCGCCCGCGACCTGCGCGCCGCCGGCAACGTCGTCGAGACGGACGTGGCCGGGCGGAGCTTCGGCGCCCAACTCGGCTACGCCGACTCGATCAACGCCGAGACGGTCGTGATCGTCGGCGAGCAGGACCTCGCGAACGGCGAGGTGACGGTGAAGGACATGGCGACCGGCGACGAGACGACGACGCCGGTCGAGGAGTTCCCGGGCGATCGCGACCGCCCGACGTACGACGACTTCGCGCCCTGA
- a CDS encoding sensor histidine kinase yields the protein MSGSRAHDRRVPRSSVSLLGTLLSALPLAHVLTSGRGYALAALEVAPPALLLLGVVAYGLHVGRHGRDTVATVATACAVGALAGGVVSGWVLGLTALGGVPRPDPLFDVSATVALGAALGTAGGSYAARLRARTAELAAANERLDEFAGVVSHDLRNPLTVAEGRVELARETGDVSHLDAAHRALDRIESIVDASLELARTGADAGDREPVAVGAVARAAADTVSTATVAVDAAELTLDADRERLRTLFENCFRNSVEHGGVDAPAIDVGVLGDADDPDGFFVADDGRGVPEPEREDVFARGYSTADGGTGLGLAVVGGVAESHGWTPSVVESDAGGARFEFRVE from the coding sequence ATGTCCGGCTCTCGCGCCCACGACCGGCGCGTCCCTCGTTCGAGCGTCTCGCTGCTCGGTACGCTGCTGTCGGCTCTCCCGCTCGCGCACGTCCTGACGAGCGGCCGCGGCTACGCGCTCGCGGCGCTCGAAGTCGCCCCGCCCGCGCTGCTGTTGCTCGGCGTCGTCGCCTACGGACTCCACGTCGGCCGGCACGGTCGCGACACGGTCGCCACCGTCGCGACCGCCTGCGCCGTCGGCGCGCTCGCGGGCGGCGTCGTCTCCGGCTGGGTGCTCGGGCTGACGGCGCTCGGCGGCGTCCCCCGACCCGACCCGCTGTTCGACGTGTCGGCGACCGTCGCGCTCGGGGCGGCGCTGGGCACCGCAGGCGGGAGCTACGCGGCCCGCCTGCGCGCCCGCACCGCCGAACTCGCCGCCGCGAACGAGCGCCTCGACGAGTTCGCCGGCGTCGTCTCCCACGACCTCCGAAACCCGCTCACCGTCGCCGAGGGGCGCGTCGAACTCGCGCGCGAGACGGGCGACGTCTCCCACCTCGACGCCGCCCACCGGGCGCTCGACCGGATCGAGAGCATCGTCGACGCGTCGCTCGAACTCGCCAGGACCGGCGCGGACGCCGGCGACCGCGAGCCGGTGGCCGTCGGGGCGGTCGCCCGCGCGGCGGCCGACACCGTCTCGACGGCCACCGTCGCCGTCGACGCCGCGGAGCTCACCCTCGACGCCGACCGCGAGCGACTGCGGACCCTCTTCGAGAACTGCTTCCGCAACAGCGTCGAGCACGGCGGCGTCGACGCGCCGGCCATCGACGTGGGCGTCCTCGGCGACGCCGACGACCCCGACGGCTTCTTCGTCGCCGACGACGGCCGCGGGGTCCCCGAACCCGAACGCGAGGACGTGTTCGCCCGCGGCTACTCGACGGCCGACGGCGGCACCGGACTGGGGCTGGCGGTCGTCGGCGGCGTCGCCGAGTCCCACGGGTGGACCCCCTCGGTCGTCGAGAGCGACGCCGGCGGCGCACGCTTCGAGTTCCGCGTCGAGTGA